The DNA segment CGTCGGCCGGAACGACCTCGCCCTTCTCCGACTCGGCGTCCTCGTCGTCCGAGTCGTCTTCGCGCTCGGTGCGCAGGTCCGCCTCGGTCGGATCGGCGTCGAGGATCGGGCGTTCTCGTCTCTCGCCCGCCTCGTCCGTGTCTGTGGCGGCGTCGCTCCGCCCGGAGACGAGCGCTCTCGCCCCGGCGACGAGGCGGTCCTTCGCGCGCGCCGGCAGCGCGGGTCGTCCGTCGTCGGTTTCGTCGTCGACGTTCGCCTCGTCGGTCGCTCTGCTCGCGGTTCGTTCCCAGTCGTCCCTCGGGTGGCACATGGTAACTCCCCTCCTGCTCTGGGCGGCCGGACGCGAATAAGGATTTTCGACGCCATCCGACAAAAGGCACCGTTCAGTCGAACCGTTCGAGCGCCGCGACGACGCCGCGGACCACCGCCAGTGGGAGCGCGAACGCCAGACCGACGGACGCGACCCATCCGACCAGCAGGACCGGGACGGTCGTCGGCACGACGGCCGCCGCGGTGGCGAGCGTCGCGGCGGCCAGTAGCGCCGCGGCGACCAGCGATAGCACGGTGATCGGAAGCGCGAGGCGGGCGACCAGCGCCGCGACGAGGCCCTCGCCCCGGGTCGTTCGACCGACCGATGCGGCCGTACCGTGGTTGTCGTACTTCATCTCTTTCTCCTCGCCTACGAGTAGGGGCGGCGGGGATAAAGTTGTAATCTGAAATACACTCCTGCACGGCGAGTTACCGGAATCGGGTTCTGTAAAGCGGTTGTCCATTCGGGGGCGAGCGCCGGGCGAGGAGACGGAACTCGCGGAGAACCCGCGTGAAACTGGACTCGGTGAAGACGGAACGTGAACGAAGTCGAGCACGAGTAAGACGAAGCGCGAACGAGGCGGACCTCGGAGGGCTCCGAAGAGAGAGCCGGGACGGCGGCGGAGAAGGGTGAGTCTCAGATGGCCTTCGCGCTGCTGGAGGACGCCGACCGGCTCTCGCGTTCGAGTTCCACCACGTCGAGGTTCCCGTCGAGGGTCACCGACAGCACCTCGTCGTCGAGCGGAATCTCGACCAGAATCTCCCAGGGGCCCTCCGAGACGACCGTGGTGTGCTCGTCGCTCACGCACCACTCCAGGTCCCAGTAGGGCCGGGTACAGACGTCGATGCCGTGGTCGCGGTGGAACGTCACCACGTCCGACTGGTCGAGTAGCGACAGGCCCACCGCAGAGTAGAGCTGGTGGCGACACTGCTCGCAGCGGTGGTCGACCCGGACTTCGAGGCCCAGGAAGTTCTCGGTGTCACGGGTGACCGTGGTGGTCATCCGGCCGTTGCACTCCGGGCAGACGCCGTCGGCGGCCAGGCAGTGGAGGTGACGGACGCGCTGGTTGAACGCGTCGGCGATTTCGTCGTTCGTGCGGTCGTTGAGGCCGCCCGGCGGGAACGGGTAGCAGCCGTGGTTCTTGCCGCACTCGGTGCAGTCGATGACGAGTCGCTCATCCTCGTAGCTCGCGCGCAGGGTCCCGTCGCAGGCCGCGCAGGTGCCCGTCACGTCGAACGGCTCCATCTCGGGGTGTTCGTTGAACGACCCCGCCAGGATGGCGCGGACGACCTTCTTGCCGGCCTGTCGGAAATCGTAGCCGTCGTCGGTCTGGACCACGAAGTGGTCGGTGAGCTGTTTCAGGTGGTAGTTGAACTGCGCGCTGTCGCGCATCCCCACCGCGCGTCGGAGTTCCGAGAAGCTGACGGGGCGCTCGGGGGCCGCCCACAGCGCCTCCAGAATCGACAGTCGCGTCTCGTTCGCGATGACCGAGAACGCCTCGGCCGGGGCGACGCAGTCCTCGCACTCCTGGAGCGTGACCTCGTCGGCGTCGGCGAGGTCGGGGTTCGGTTCACTCGTTCCGCTCATGTGAGACAGTTGTTATCCGGAGGAGCTAAAGTGTTCGCTTAATCTCGGTTGTGTAGATGAGTTGTCAAGTATATAATGGACCGAATCAGACTCGTCAGCCGCCGTACCGAGGGTAAACCGGAACGTCCGAGGGCGAACCGGGGATGCTCGCCGACGCCGACGGACGGCCGCGACCGCGAGAGCCGAGTCAGACGATGCCTAGCGGGGACCGCGTTCGTCGCCGATTCGGAGTGCGAAGCGGCGAGCGAGAACAGTAGGTTTATCAGTCGTTCGGGCCGAATCTTCCAGTAGAATTACTCCAGGAGGTCAACTTTGACAGGAAACAACGCCCAACCGGAGGTGAACATCGGGCTGGTCGGCCACGTAGACCACGGAAAGACGACGCTCGTGCAGGCGCTTTCCGGCGAGTGGACAGACCAGCACTCCGAGGAGATGAAACGTGGCATCTCCATCCGACTTGGCTACGCCGACGCCACGTTCCGCAAGTGCCCCGGTATGGACGAACCGGAGTGCTACACGGTCGAGGAAACCTGCCCCGACGGCACCGAGAGCGACGTGCTTCGGACGGTGTCGTTCGTGGACGCGCCCGGTCACGAGACCCTGATGGCGACGATGCTGTCGGGCGCGGCCATCATGGACGGCGCGGTGCTGGTCGTCAGCGCCACCGACCCCGTCCCGCAGGCCCAGACCGAAGAGCACCTGATGGCGCTGGACATCATCGGCATCGACAACATCGTCATCGCACAGAACAAGATCGACCTGGTCGACCGCGACCGGGCCCAAGATAACTACCAGGAGATACAGGAGTTCGTCGAGGGGACCGTCGCCGAGGACGCGCCGGTCGTCCCCATCTCCGCCCAGCAGGAGGTCAACATCGACCTCCTCATCGACGCCGTCGAGCGCGAGATTCCGACGCCCGAGCGCGACCCGGACGCCGACGCTCGGATGCACGTCGCTCGCAGTTTCGACATCAACCGCCCGGGGACGACCTGGGAGGGACTGATGGGCGGCGTCATCGGCGGCAGTCTGGTCGAAGGTCGACTCACCGAGGGCGACGACCTCGAACTCCGCCCCGGTCGCGAGGTCGAGGAGGGCGGCGAAACCCGCTGGGAGCCCATCCAGACCGACGTGCGTTCGCTCCAGGCGGGCGGCGACATGGTCGACGAGGTGACGCCGGGCGGCCTGCTCGGCGTCGGCACCGGACTCGACCCCAGCATCACGAAGGGTGACGCGCTCGCGGGACAGGTCGCCGGGTCGCCCGGCAGCCTCCCGCCGACGTGGCGCCAGTTCACGATGGAGGTCGACCTGCTCGAACGCCTCGTCGGCGTCGACAACGAGGACGTCGACGAGATATCGACCGGCGAACCGCTGATGCTCACCATCGGCACCGCGACGACCGTCGGTTCGGTGACGAGCGCTCGCCAGGGCGAGTGCGAGGTCGCGCTCAAGCGGCCGGTCTGCGCGCCCGTCGGGTCGAAGATCGCCATCAACCGCCGCATCGGTGCGCGCTGGCGGCTGATCGGCGTCGGCACCCTGCGGGAGTAGCAGCCGATGGTCGCGGCCGTCGCCATGGACACCAGCGCACTCATGATGCCCGTCGAATCCGACGTGCGGGTCTTCGAGGAGCTATCGCGGCTGCTCGGCGACTACGAGTGCGCGGTGCCACGCGCCGTCCGCGACGAACTGGAGAAGCTCTCGTCGGGCGCGAGCGCGGAGGCGGTCGCCGCGAGCGTCGGAGCCGACCTCGCCGACGACCGCTGTCGGCTCGTGGACCACGAAGCATCGTACGCCGACGACGCGCTGGTCGAACTCGCACCCGAGTTCGACTACGTCGTCACGAACGACGGACCCCTCAAGGCGCGCCTGCTCGAGGTGGGCGCGTCGGTAATTCATATAAGGGGCCGGAACAAACTCGCAATCAGTCAACCATAGCATGTACAAACGGGTCAGACTCAAGGATACGGTCGAGGTGCCCCCAGAGCACCTCGCGGACGTATCGCCGCAACTGGTGAAGAAGCTGCTGCAGGACAAACTCGAAGGGCGGATGGACGAGGACGTCGGGAGCGTCGTCAGCGTCGTGAACGTACACGACATCGGCGACGGGGCGGTGCTTCCCAACCGGCCGGGCGTCTACTACGAGGCCGACTTCGACGCCG comes from the Halorussus vallis genome and includes:
- a CDS encoding translation initiation factor IF-2 subunit gamma, encoding MTGNNAQPEVNIGLVGHVDHGKTTLVQALSGEWTDQHSEEMKRGISIRLGYADATFRKCPGMDEPECYTVEETCPDGTESDVLRTVSFVDAPGHETLMATMLSGAAIMDGAVLVVSATDPVPQAQTEEHLMALDIIGIDNIVIAQNKIDLVDRDRAQDNYQEIQEFVEGTVAEDAPVVPISAQQEVNIDLLIDAVEREIPTPERDPDADARMHVARSFDINRPGTTWEGLMGGVIGGSLVEGRLTEGDDLELRPGREVEEGGETRWEPIQTDVRSLQAGGDMVDEVTPGGLLGVGTGLDPSITKGDALAGQVAGSPGSLPPTWRQFTMEVDLLERLVGVDNEDVDEISTGEPLMLTIGTATTVGSVTSARQGECEVALKRPVCAPVGSKIAINRRIGARWRLIGVGTLRE
- a CDS encoding winged helix-turn-helix domain-containing protein — its product is MSGTSEPNPDLADADEVTLQECEDCVAPAEAFSVIANETRLSILEALWAAPERPVSFSELRRAVGMRDSAQFNYHLKQLTDHFVVQTDDGYDFRQAGKKVVRAILAGSFNEHPEMEPFDVTGTCAACDGTLRASYEDERLVIDCTECGKNHGCYPFPPGGLNDRTNDEIADAFNQRVRHLHCLAADGVCPECNGRMTTTVTRDTENFLGLEVRVDHRCEQCRHQLYSAVGLSLLDQSDVVTFHRDHGIDVCTRPYWDLEWCVSDEHTTVVSEGPWEILVEIPLDDEVLSVTLDGNLDVVELERESRSASSSSAKAI
- a CDS encoding DUF188 domain-containing protein encodes the protein MVAAVAMDTSALMMPVESDVRVFEELSRLLGDYECAVPRAVRDELEKLSSGASAEAVAASVGADLADDRCRLVDHEASYADDALVELAPEFDYVVTNDGPLKARLLEVGASVIHIRGRNKLAISQP